A genomic stretch from Caulobacter sp. FWC2 includes:
- a CDS encoding PadR family transcriptional regulator has protein sequence MPTDTDIFESLRQELRRGSLILAVLAQLREERYGYSLRQALSGVGVEIDEGALYPMLRRLETQGLLASEWREEDKRKKRFYRLSDEGRRVLARLADEWRAINAALEPLL, from the coding sequence ATGCCCACCGATACCGACATCTTTGAATCGCTCCGCCAGGAGCTGAGGCGGGGGAGCCTGATCCTGGCCGTCCTCGCCCAGCTGCGGGAGGAGCGTTACGGCTACAGCCTTCGCCAGGCGCTTTCGGGCGTGGGCGTGGAGATCGACGAAGGCGCGCTCTATCCGATGCTGCGTCGGCTGGAGACCCAGGGGCTGCTGGCCAGCGAATGGCGCGAGGAAGACAAGCGCAAGAAGCGTTTCTACCGACTGTCGGATGAGGGAAGGCGCGTGCTGGCCCGCCTCGCCGACGAATGGCGCGCGATCAACGCCGCCCTCGAGCCGCTGCTGTGA
- a CDS encoding VOC family protein codes for MLGDRDAQATVAVKDLKVARPFYEEILGLTPLPSDTPSVQGFKAGASVVLVYESDFAGSNKATVLTWSLGEAFEDAVQALKAKGIVFERYDLPGMSRDGDVHVSGGMRVVWFKDPDGNILSLGNY; via the coding sequence ATGCTGGGAGATCGCGACGCGCAGGCGACCGTGGCGGTGAAGGACCTGAAGGTCGCGCGGCCGTTCTACGAGGAGATCCTGGGCCTGACGCCCCTGCCCAGCGACACGCCCTCGGTGCAGGGCTTCAAGGCGGGCGCCTCGGTGGTGCTGGTCTACGAGTCCGACTTCGCCGGAAGCAACAAGGCCACGGTCCTGACCTGGTCGCTGGGCGAGGCGTTCGAGGACGCAGTCCAGGCGCTGAAGGCCAAGGGTATTGTGTTCGAAAGGTACGACCTGCCGGGCATGAGCCGCGACGGCGACGTCCATGTGTCCGGCGGGATGCGGGTGGTCTGGTTCAAGGATCCGGACGGCAACATCCTTAGCCTCGGCAACTACTGA
- a CDS encoding DNA/RNA non-specific endonuclease yields the protein MIRSLLGAAILALAPALALTLTLAPSAARAQATPPGTPQKGARADPAPAACLARFAQVGLPRHRGDDELAKQILICRDGYAVSFNKETRNPDWVIERLSPAALTGTAKRADNFRADPDAKGFSPTPQDYTDPANPRDRGHQAPAADFKSSQPLTDDSFYMSNMSPQVGAGFNRAQWRFLEEDVRAAVLCGGHQDVIVITGPIYGSSALWIGKGPYKILSPAAYFKVLYDTQRGRAIGFRLDNKAYKKTPSDKFIVPISQLEVETGLDFLTALPRRDQNILESSKGSFWGHGQGCANAVKD from the coding sequence ATGATCCGCTCGCTCTTGGGCGCCGCGATCCTGGCGCTGGCGCCCGCCCTCGCCCTGACCCTCACCCTGGCCCCAAGCGCCGCGCGGGCCCAGGCCACGCCGCCGGGTACGCCGCAGAAGGGCGCCCGGGCCGATCCGGCCCCTGCGGCCTGCCTGGCCCGCTTCGCCCAGGTCGGCCTGCCCCGGCATCGCGGCGACGACGAACTGGCCAAGCAGATCCTGATCTGCCGCGACGGCTACGCCGTGTCGTTCAACAAGGAGACGCGCAATCCCGACTGGGTGATCGAGCGGCTGTCGCCCGCCGCCCTGACCGGAACCGCCAAGCGCGCCGACAACTTCCGCGCCGATCCAGACGCCAAGGGCTTCAGCCCGACGCCGCAGGACTATACCGACCCGGCCAATCCCCGCGACCGCGGCCACCAGGCCCCGGCGGCCGACTTCAAGTCCAGCCAGCCCCTGACCGACGACAGCTTCTATATGAGCAACATGTCGCCGCAGGTGGGAGCCGGCTTCAACCGCGCCCAGTGGCGGTTCCTGGAGGAGGACGTGCGCGCGGCCGTGCTGTGCGGCGGCCACCAGGACGTGATCGTGATCACCGGCCCGATCTACGGCTCCAGCGCGCTGTGGATCGGCAAGGGCCCGTACAAGATCCTGTCGCCGGCCGCCTATTTCAAGGTGCTGTACGACACGCAGCGCGGCCGGGCGATCGGCTTCCGCCTCGACAACAAGGCCTACAAGAAGACGCCGTCCGACAAGTTCATCGTCCCGATCAGCCAGCTCGAGGTCGAGACTGGCCTGGACTTCCTGACCGCCCTCCCCCGCCGCGACCAGAACATCCTGGAAAGCAGCAAGGGCAGCTTCTGGGGCCATGGGCAGGGCTGCGCGAACGCGGTGAAGGACTGA